The Paucidesulfovibrio gracilis DSM 16080 genome window below encodes:
- a CDS encoding chemotaxis protein: MQGKQEILLETGTNELEVLEFYVDHSSADGKSTERSRFGVNVAKVMEVVEVPKDLQSEGTDRHPALMGTIPLRELALPVVDLGKWLDLERSPAPNENIIVTRFNNVVTGFLVTGVVQIHRVNWKDIESPGKVMSSLPGNCITGSMLLNDNFVLLIDLERALAELDETGELTDDSSSADSGGEGKRVLLADDSTSVRALLSQRFDKAGFEVSAYMDGQEAWDELQHLRDQSQEQGVPVTDLLDVVVTDVEMPRMDGYTLTRHIKDDPILSALPVVLFSSLIAGDVAHKGDAVRADLQVTKPDFNNLTSKVLELVDSRN; the protein is encoded by the coding sequence ATGCAGGGGAAACAGGAAATCTTGTTGGAAACCGGCACAAATGAACTTGAAGTGCTGGAATTCTATGTGGACCACAGCAGCGCCGACGGGAAAAGCACCGAGCGGAGCCGTTTCGGCGTCAACGTGGCCAAGGTCATGGAAGTTGTGGAAGTGCCCAAGGATCTGCAATCCGAAGGTACGGACCGGCATCCCGCGCTCATGGGTACCATTCCGTTGCGGGAGTTGGCTCTGCCCGTGGTGGATCTCGGAAAATGGCTCGACCTGGAACGCTCCCCCGCTCCCAATGAAAATATCATCGTGACCCGCTTCAACAACGTGGTCACCGGGTTTCTGGTCACGGGCGTGGTGCAGATCCACCGCGTGAACTGGAAGGATATCGAATCCCCGGGCAAAGTCATGTCCAGTCTGCCGGGCAACTGCATCACCGGCTCCATGCTGCTGAACGACAATTTCGTGCTGCTCATTGATCTGGAACGCGCCCTGGCGGAACTGGACGAAACCGGGGAGCTTACGGACGATTCCTCCTCAGCGGACAGCGGAGGGGAGGGAAAGCGCGTGCTCCTGGCCGACGATTCCACCTCGGTACGTGCCTTGCTCAGTCAGCGGTTCGACAAGGCCGGGTTTGAAGTCAGCGCCTACATGGATGGACAGGAAGCCTGGGATGAGCTGCAACATTTGCGGGATCAGTCCCAGGAGCAGGGCGTTCCGGTCACGGATTTGCTGGATGTGGTGGTCACGGATGTGGAAATGCCGCGCATGGACGGCTACACTCTGACCCGGCATATTAAGGACGATCCCATACTTAGTGCGTTGCCCGTGGTGCTTTTTTCCTCGCTCATCGCCGGAGATGTTGCCCACAAGGGCGACGCCGTGCGGGCGGATCTCCAGGTGACCAAACCGGATTTCAACAATCTGACCAGCAAGGTTTTGGAATTGGTGGATTCCAGGAACTGA
- a CDS encoding electron transfer flavoprotein subunit beta/FixA family protein has translation MSYHIVVCGSIVPDPLQTLNPVDSPQGPALKNEMMLPAVLDPWAGHALYEAANLAAKRGDCRVWLVSLGPKAKLQQVMMAVAQKAPFELVAVDGPASGFTDSFQVAEALAQAIEGIADLDREKLLLFGGWQSASRGSGSTIQMVAERLGIVDQFQGVDQLSITDNGLEVLERIEGGSWLTSTVQGAPAAFGWATGELPEPPNNPQVGMMNMKTIMPALQQAKPAQLGNGFGVLGVSLPQVVRETRVVKDMPVDDIARELVDWIQG, from the coding sequence ATGAGTTACCACATCGTGGTCTGCGGCAGTATCGTTCCTGATCCGCTGCAAACCCTGAACCCCGTGGACAGTCCGCAGGGACCGGCCTTGAAAAATGAGATGATGCTTCCCGCCGTGCTCGACCCCTGGGCCGGGCATGCCCTGTACGAAGCCGCCAACCTAGCCGCCAAGCGCGGAGATTGCCGGGTCTGGCTCGTGAGCCTCGGTCCCAAGGCCAAGCTCCAGCAGGTCATGATGGCCGTGGCGCAAAAAGCCCCCTTTGAGCTGGTGGCCGTGGACGGACCTGCCTCGGGCTTCACCGACAGCTTCCAGGTGGCCGAAGCCCTGGCCCAGGCCATTGAGGGCATCGCTGATCTGGATCGTGAAAAGCTCCTGCTCTTCGGCGGCTGGCAATCCGCTTCCCGTGGCTCGGGTTCCACCATTCAGATGGTGGCCGAACGTCTCGGCATCGTGGACCAGTTCCAGGGCGTGGACCAGCTCTCCATCACCGACAACGGCCTTGAAGTGCTGGAACGCATTGAGGGCGGCAGCTGGCTGACCTCCACCGTCCAGGGCGCTCCGGCCGCGTTTGGCTGGGCCACCGGCGAATTGCCCGAACCGCCCAACAATCCCCAGGTGGGCATGATGAACATGAAGACCATTATGCCCGCGCTCCAGCAGGCCAAGCCGGCCCAGCTCGGCAACGGCTTCGGTGTGCTGGGCGTGAGCCTGCCGCAGGTGGTGCGCGAAACCCGCGTGGTCAAGGACATGCCCGTGGATGACATCGCCCGCGAACTCGTGGACTGGATTCAGGGATAA
- a CDS encoding 4Fe-4S ferredoxin, translating to MSDQTPQINPDDLRQSMEADIVCVGYGPATAGFLATLIPALMNEDGTPIAESKAMPGMPPQVLCYERADDIGFGVSGIVTKGRGIRASFPELDLSQIPMACEVTEEKVVYLFDPVGASRKATGMKAFEKLLLPFRRDMAAELPWIPPFLRKEPGMLLSMGQFLSWTGAQAMGSGMAQIWPGMPVEKALTEDDKVTGVRLVDQGVARDGTPEGAFMPGMDVKAQLTVVGDGPVGAVGRGLNNEFGLPKGNHQREWAVGMKMVVDLPEHCGLKPGTVLHTLGYPEPEIFGFLYVYPDNVASLGIFVPSWFDSPVRTAYRYLQHWMMHPYLWKHLRGGTMRSWGAKSLLESGRRGEPFLTGDGWARIGEGSGTTNVLTGSGVDEAWTSGVQLGQAVLDLMRKGRDFTKDNLDIAYAARRRASWLEEESVQSEKARDGFQKGMVSGLMGMALSGLTKGAFNLSGPQKRVYERIPTLEEYYRHILPAGEIMRIREECKTNGRPLHDTLMERAGWPSIPYDGKLLVSHQDALLMGGKVQANPGFADHVRFLDPQACARCRTNICVEVCSGQAITMNPDGPVPLFDREKCVHCGACLWNCTQAHPDDPERTNVDFSAGSGGLHSAEN from the coding sequence ATGAGCGATCAGACGCCCCAAATCAACCCCGACGACCTGCGGCAATCCATGGAAGCGGACATCGTCTGCGTGGGCTACGGGCCAGCCACCGCCGGATTCCTGGCCACGCTGATTCCCGCCCTCATGAATGAAGACGGGACGCCCATCGCCGAATCCAAGGCCATGCCGGGCATGCCGCCGCAGGTGCTCTGCTATGAACGCGCCGACGACATCGGATTCGGTGTTTCCGGCATCGTGACCAAAGGCCGCGGCATCCGCGCTTCCTTCCCGGAGCTGGACCTTTCCCAGATCCCCATGGCTTGCGAGGTCACCGAGGAAAAGGTCGTGTATCTTTTTGATCCCGTGGGGGCCAGCCGTAAGGCCACGGGCATGAAGGCCTTTGAAAAGCTCTTGCTTCCGTTCCGACGGGATATGGCTGCCGAACTCCCCTGGATTCCTCCTTTCCTGCGTAAGGAACCGGGAATGCTGCTCTCCATGGGGCAGTTTCTTTCCTGGACCGGCGCACAGGCCATGGGATCGGGGATGGCCCAGATCTGGCCCGGCATGCCCGTGGAAAAAGCCCTTACCGAGGACGACAAGGTCACGGGCGTGCGGCTTGTTGATCAGGGCGTGGCGCGGGACGGCACCCCGGAAGGCGCGTTTATGCCCGGCATGGACGTCAAAGCGCAGCTCACCGTGGTGGGCGACGGTCCCGTGGGTGCTGTGGGACGCGGGTTGAACAACGAATTCGGCCTGCCCAAGGGCAACCATCAACGCGAATGGGCCGTGGGCATGAAGATGGTCGTGGATTTGCCCGAGCACTGCGGTCTCAAGCCCGGCACCGTGCTGCATACCCTGGGCTATCCCGAGCCGGAAATTTTTGGTTTTCTCTATGTCTACCCGGACAATGTGGCGTCCCTGGGCATTTTTGTGCCGTCCTGGTTTGACTCCCCGGTCCGCACCGCCTACCGCTACCTCCAGCATTGGATGATGCATCCCTACCTCTGGAAGCACCTTCGCGGCGGGACCATGCGTTCCTGGGGCGCCAAGTCCCTGCTGGAATCGGGACGCCGCGGCGAACCGTTCCTGACGGGCGATGGTTGGGCGCGCATCGGCGAAGGCTCCGGCACCACCAACGTGCTAACCGGCTCGGGCGTGGACGAAGCCTGGACCTCGGGTGTGCAGCTCGGCCAGGCCGTCCTTGACCTGATGCGCAAGGGACGTGATTTCACCAAGGACAATCTGGATATCGCCTACGCCGCACGGCGTCGTGCCTCCTGGCTGGAAGAGGAGTCCGTGCAGTCCGAAAAGGCTCGCGACGGCTTCCAAAAAGGCATGGTTTCCGGATTGATGGGCATGGCGTTGTCCGGCCTGACCAAAGGCGCGTTCAACCTCTCGGGTCCGCAAAAGCGCGTGTATGAGCGCATTCCCACCCTGGAGGAATATTACCGCCACATCCTGCCTGCCGGGGAAATCATGCGCATCCGCGAGGAGTGCAAGACCAATGGCCGCCCCCTGCACGATACGCTCATGGAGCGTGCGGGCTGGCCGTCCATCCCCTATGACGGCAAGCTCTTGGTTTCCCATCAGGATGCCCTGCTCATGGGTGGCAAGGTCCAGGCCAACCCGGGATTCGCGGATCATGTCCGATTCCTGGATCCGCAGGCCTGCGCCCGCTGCCGGACCAACATTTGCGTCGAAGTCTGCTCCGGCCAGGCCATCACCATGAATCCGGATGGTCCTGTGCCTCTGTTCGACCGCGAAAAATGCGTGCATTGCGGCGCGTGCCTGTGGAACTGTACCCAGGCGCATCCTGACGATCCTGAACGGACCAATGTGGATTTTTCCGCTGGATCCGGCGGATTGCATTCGGCTGAGAACTAA
- a CDS encoding winged helix-turn-helix transcriptional regulator, giving the protein MDILRTYGKYLKPSKQARVLAILDALNDDSGLSQYELGCRLHLSSAMVNQYLRSMQQEDLVRFKPRDGKSYHYELTAEGQACRESMFAEYSSETVQLYSRIKRYVKSRVLGLERSGRTRVVLFGAAETCEVVLSALMDGGLTVLALLDNDEEKHGRVFHGHVIGHPALLEQIDCDAVVITSFGKQQEIFEQLSSFSERKGIPIVRM; this is encoded by the coding sequence ATGGATATACTCCGGACTTACGGAAAATACCTCAAACCCAGCAAGCAGGCACGCGTGCTTGCCATCCTGGATGCGCTCAACGATGATAGCGGGCTTTCCCAGTATGAACTAGGATGCCGGCTGCACCTGAGTTCCGCCATGGTCAACCAGTATTTGCGTTCCATGCAGCAGGAAGATCTTGTCCGGTTCAAGCCGCGTGACGGCAAGAGCTATCACTATGAACTGACAGCCGAGGGCCAGGCCTGCCGGGAGAGCATGTTCGCGGAATATTCCAGTGAAACCGTGCAGCTCTATTCGCGCATCAAGCGGTACGTGAAATCCCGCGTTTTGGGGCTGGAGCGGAGCGGCCGCACCCGGGTGGTGCTTTTCGGCGCTGCGGAAACCTGCGAGGTGGTGCTTTCCGCGTTGATGGACGGCGGGTTGACCGTGTTGGCGCTTTTGGACAATGACGAGGAAAAACATGGCCGGGTGTTTCACGGTCATGTCATCGGCCATCCGGCCCTGCTGGAACAAATCGACTGCGACGCTGTGGTGATCACCTCCTTCGGAAAACAGCAGGAAATTTTTGAGCAACTTTCTTCCTTTTCTGAACGGAAAGGGATTCCAATAGTGAGGATGTGA
- a CDS encoding N-acetylneuraminate synthase family protein: MQQCNKTITLRSGKTLGAGSPCFVVAEIGNNHQGDPALAAQMVHEAARAGVDAVKFQKRNTEALLTRAGREKPYTGSNSFGPTYGEHRDALELSVSQLAGLKELAESLGLIFFASAWDGPSLDEMLELKPELLKISSAELVNLPLVRKMACSGIPLIMSTGMSSMADIESALAEVRRKHDDVVLLHCNSRYPCPEEQIGLPVMGSLAQAFDLPVGYSGHERGMGPSVASVAMGACVVERHFTLDKTMRGTDHQVSLTPDELALMVGMIREVEKAMDVQGKTVFPEELAAAKKLRKSIVFSRDLPVGHVLGEADLTTKCPGDGVSPMRWDEVVGRTLRTAVRHEQQLQWEVLEPAHTSQARTASGS; the protein is encoded by the coding sequence ATGCAGCAGTGCAACAAGACCATTACTCTTCGTTCCGGAAAAACGCTCGGCGCGGGCAGTCCTTGCTTCGTGGTGGCGGAAATCGGCAACAATCACCAGGGCGATCCTGCACTGGCGGCCCAGATGGTGCACGAGGCCGCACGCGCCGGGGTGGACGCCGTGAAATTTCAAAAGCGCAATACCGAGGCGCTGTTGACCCGTGCCGGACGGGAAAAGCCCTACACCGGCTCCAACAGCTTCGGGCCGACGTATGGCGAACATCGCGACGCCCTGGAATTGTCCGTGTCCCAGCTGGCAGGGCTGAAAGAGCTTGCCGAAAGCCTGGGCCTGATCTTTTTCGCTTCGGCCTGGGATGGACCCAGCCTGGATGAAATGCTGGAACTGAAGCCGGAGCTGTTGAAAATCAGTTCCGCCGAGCTGGTCAACCTGCCCTTGGTGCGCAAAATGGCCTGTTCGGGCATTCCTCTGATCATGTCCACGGGCATGAGCAGCATGGCCGACATCGAAAGCGCCCTGGCCGAAGTTCGCCGCAAGCATGATGACGTGGTGTTGCTGCATTGCAACAGCCGCTACCCCTGCCCTGAAGAGCAGATTGGCCTGCCCGTGATGGGATCCCTGGCCCAGGCGTTCGACCTGCCGGTGGGCTACTCCGGACATGAGCGCGGCATGGGACCGAGCGTGGCGTCCGTGGCCATGGGTGCCTGCGTGGTGGAACGCCACTTCACCCTGGATAAAACCATGCGCGGTACGGACCACCAGGTTTCCCTCACGCCCGACGAACTGGCCCTGATGGTCGGCATGATCCGCGAGGTGGAAAAAGCCATGGACGTGCAGGGCAAGACCGTGTTCCCGGAAGAACTGGCCGCAGCAAAAAAATTGCGCAAGAGCATTGTGTTTTCCCGCGATTTGCCGGTGGGGCACGTTTTGGGGGAAGCGGATCTGACCACAAAATGCCCCGGGGACGGGGTTTCGCCCATGCGCTGGGATGAAGTGGTCGGGCGTACCTTGCGCACCGCGGTTCGGCATGAGCAGCAACTCCAGTGGGAGGTGCTGGAGCCTGCACATACGTCGCAGGCGCGCACCGCCTCCGGTTCCTGA
- a CDS encoding acyl-CoA dehydrogenase family protein — protein sequence MYTLNTLPGDDVRQIMWRFADRFDLQMVVQSARQIARGTVAGLVAQGVRASHEWNEQKDQLLEAFDQSGLTSLFMDPHQGGFIEGPKNLALALVAFELSWVDGGSATCSLASNLALAPIHEKGTPEQRDYYMHKATPPQPGEDREIWRGAFALTEPLPYVGVDTGVLVGKVRVDEWKDGEEPMLHVEKRGRFITNMDFAHFVTAAVDSTDDRIQGSCMITLQADDPGTFDRGAPTLKMCHQLSSTRDPIISVKVPASRIIGGYEIKDGVIVPKYSHAEIIGAVFHRTRIPVGLMTTAKLLSAIEPVIRYHRTRFRGGDASGPGSPKFEMGLQQKEDTRQRLVDIWAAGEAGASLGFSAARMADDFDPIEKQKEALLAEQGCEGPRKQMAALKKKQPETLEYVDLLFAEGADQGRLAELESDPLVRFSYLDAVLNVTIPATKLWNTGVGATFLREAISLMGGYGITEDCPGFLMHKWADAQLEATYEGPEAVQRMHLTVTMSNPVFLAVLKNKADQLEASGRPGAAALAEGLRTWLWAQDFLAKAKDADGKKLLHRKRQGVSFPLADALCWLVAAVTFMDDVAALIEQGPMNPTVAEGLEGLSGFYNDLGFVQAARSTGEAGRILAELVYGFEAQGDTAPFAALRAATDAKLAGSRLAKDRAAEALAGVMIPEALDYPL from the coding sequence ATGTACACGCTCAACACACTGCCCGGCGACGACGTCCGTCAAATCATGTGGCGCTTCGCCGATCGTTTCGACCTCCAGATGGTGGTCCAATCCGCCCGCCAGATTGCGCGGGGAACCGTGGCCGGTCTCGTGGCCCAGGGCGTCCGCGCCAGCCATGAGTGGAACGAACAGAAGGATCAGCTTCTGGAGGCGTTTGACCAATCCGGTTTGACATCGTTGTTCATGGATCCGCATCAGGGCGGGTTCATTGAGGGACCAAAAAATTTGGCGTTGGCTCTGGTGGCCTTTGAGTTGTCCTGGGTGGACGGCGGGTCCGCCACGTGCTCCTTGGCCAGCAACCTGGCCCTGGCCCCCATCCACGAGAAGGGCACCCCGGAGCAGCGCGACTACTACATGCACAAGGCCACGCCGCCCCAGCCGGGCGAGGACCGGGAGATCTGGCGCGGCGCGTTCGCGCTCACCGAGCCGCTGCCGTATGTGGGCGTGGACACGGGCGTTCTCGTGGGCAAGGTCCGCGTGGACGAATGGAAGGACGGCGAGGAGCCGATGCTGCATGTGGAAAAACGCGGCCGGTTCATCACCAATATGGATTTCGCCCATTTCGTGACTGCGGCCGTGGACTCCACGGACGATCGTATTCAGGGTTCCTGTATGATCACCCTGCAGGCCGACGACCCGGGTACGTTTGACCGCGGCGCGCCCACCCTGAAGATGTGTCACCAGCTTTCCTCCACACGCGATCCCATCATCTCCGTGAAGGTTCCGGCCAGCCGCATCATCGGCGGGTACGAGATCAAGGACGGAGTCATTGTCCCCAAATATTCCCACGCCGAGATTATCGGCGCGGTGTTCCACCGCACCCGTATTCCGGTGGGTCTGATGACCACGGCCAAGTTGCTTTCCGCTATTGAGCCGGTGATTCGCTATCATCGCACCCGTTTCCGGGGCGGCGATGCCTCTGGTCCCGGGAGTCCTAAGTTTGAAATGGGCCTGCAACAGAAGGAAGACACCCGCCAGCGTCTTGTGGACATCTGGGCTGCGGGCGAAGCTGGCGCTTCCCTTGGTTTTTCTGCCGCACGCATGGCCGATGATTTCGATCCCATTGAAAAGCAGAAGGAAGCGCTTTTGGCCGAGCAGGGCTGTGAAGGGCCGCGCAAGCAAATGGCCGCGTTGAAGAAAAAACAGCCCGAGACCCTGGAATATGTGGATCTGCTGTTTGCCGAGGGAGCGGACCAAGGCCGTTTGGCGGAACTGGAGTCCGATCCCCTGGTGCGTTTTTCCTATCTCGACGCCGTGCTCAACGTGACCATTCCGGCCACCAAGCTGTGGAACACGGGCGTTGGTGCCACGTTCCTGCGTGAGGCCATCAGTCTTATGGGCGGGTACGGCATCACCGAGGACTGCCCCGGCTTTTTGATGCACAAATGGGCCGACGCCCAGCTTGAAGCCACCTACGAAGGTCCGGAAGCTGTACAGCGCATGCACCTCACCGTGACCATGAGCAATCCGGTATTTTTGGCCGTGTTGAAGAACAAGGCGGATCAACTGGAAGCCTCGGGTCGTCCCGGAGCCGCTGCCCTGGCCGAGGGGCTGCGTACCTGGCTCTGGGCGCAGGACTTCCTGGCCAAGGCCAAGGACGCGGATGGCAAAAAACTGCTGCACCGCAAGCGGCAGGGGGTTTCCTTCCCACTGGCCGACGCGTTGTGCTGGCTTGTGGCCGCCGTCACCTTCATGGATGATGTGGCCGCTTTGATCGAGCAAGGCCCGATGAATCCCACCGTGGCCGAGGGACTGGAAGGCCTCTCCGGATTCTACAACGATCTTGGCTTTGTGCAGGCGGCCCGCTCCACAGGGGAAGCCGGACGCATTTTGGCCGAGCTGGTTTACGGCTTCGAGGCCCAGGGCGACACCGCCCCCTTTGCCGCCCTGCGCGCGGCCACTGACGCCAAGCTCGCGGGTTCCCGGTTGGCCAAGGACCGCGCCGCCGAAGCCCTGGCCGGCGTGATGATCCCCGAAGCCCTGGATTATCCGCTGTAA
- a CDS encoding radical SAM protein, producing MQTSLMDYQGRIIRPPSEAESILLQVTTGCSHGKCTFCGAYQGKRFSIKPEDVVTKDIGYAARHFPDQRRLFLCDGDALIMPQARLVGLLDEIRSALPRLTRIGSYANAKAVARKTDAELRELRRHGLGMLYMGLESGHDPTLRRVKKYGDAAFLVQQGQRLRDAGFRLNVTVLLGLGGPDQSLEHARATGAALSAMDPDQAAALTLMLIPGTPLHAEAQSGHFRELTAHEALVELRELLAHTHLTRGLFLSDHASNRLPLQVRLPKGREKALARIDAALAGGVRLKPEALRRL from the coding sequence GTGCAGACCAGTTTGATGGACTATCAAGGCCGGATCATACGTCCGCCCAGCGAGGCGGAATCCATTTTATTGCAGGTCACCACGGGCTGTTCCCACGGCAAGTGTACCTTTTGCGGCGCGTACCAGGGCAAACGATTTTCCATCAAGCCTGAGGATGTTGTCACCAAGGACATCGGCTATGCGGCTCGGCATTTTCCGGACCAGCGCCGATTATTTTTATGCGACGGCGACGCATTGATCATGCCGCAGGCCCGGCTTGTGGGGCTGCTGGATGAAATCCGCTCGGCCCTGCCCAGGCTCACGCGCATCGGCAGTTACGCCAATGCCAAGGCCGTGGCACGCAAGACGGATGCGGAGCTGCGCGAATTGCGCCGCCATGGGCTGGGCATGCTTTACATGGGGCTGGAGTCGGGACACGATCCCACCCTACGGCGTGTCAAAAAATATGGAGACGCCGCATTTCTTGTACAGCAGGGCCAACGGCTGCGCGATGCGGGGTTTCGGCTCAACGTCACGGTGCTGCTTGGGCTGGGCGGACCGGATCAAAGCCTGGAGCATGCCCGGGCCACGGGTGCGGCGCTTTCGGCCATGGATCCGGACCAGGCCGCCGCGCTCACGCTGATGCTCATTCCGGGGACGCCGCTCCATGCGGAAGCGCAATCCGGTCATTTTCGGGAGCTTACGGCGCACGAGGCACTGGTGGAGCTGCGCGAGTTGTTGGCGCACACCCACCTGACCCGCGGCTTATTTTTATCGGACCACGCGTCCAATCGCCTCCCTTTGCAGGTACGGCTTCCCAAGGGACGGGAAAAGGCTTTGGCGCGCATTGATGCGGCACTGGCAGGAGGAGTACGGCTCAAGCCCGAAGCATTGCGCCGTCTTTGA
- a CDS encoding electron transfer flavoprotein subunit alpha/FixB family protein, which yields MSILYLAHTDDNGSLSKAAMETLGTAKQLADNLGRPLKVGLVGADVTQAAQSIGGCGAEAFFSVSGEAFGQSRYSTDAAACAALCTAAEAKIVLAPATARFARCLPGAAYRLGGRIDTNITALDAVDGNPLPTRWFYRQRMSGQVQRDMDSFDGPWVLTLSPGCAEPAEFPGEAALQAVDVPLDNLTRTTVTGVKKPDADAQTIRPDANLLIVAGAGWTKKQNDGQPHVKEAGEMLLDFLDKTKSSLGSSKSLVDLGSEGQDVLDFLTHLHQVGQTGSTPRHPKGLATCCHGEEPHVVGWRFINERRAINLDAGCGWAHGKADVLYVADAFAVMKKVNELLAK from the coding sequence ATGAGTATTTTGTATCTCGCACATACCGACGACAACGGCAGTCTGTCCAAGGCCGCCATGGAAACTCTCGGCACCGCAAAACAGCTTGCCGACAACCTGGGCCGACCGCTCAAGGTGGGACTCGTGGGCGCCGACGTGACCCAGGCCGCGCAAAGCATCGGCGGATGCGGAGCCGAGGCCTTTTTCAGCGTCAGCGGCGAAGCCTTCGGACAGTCCCGCTACAGCACGGATGCCGCAGCCTGTGCCGCACTTTGCACTGCGGCCGAAGCCAAAATCGTCCTCGCCCCGGCCACGGCCCGGTTTGCCCGTTGTTTGCCCGGGGCAGCCTACCGTCTGGGCGGCCGCATCGACACCAACATCACCGCACTGGATGCGGTTGACGGCAACCCGCTACCCACCCGATGGTTCTACCGGCAACGTATGTCCGGCCAGGTGCAGCGTGATATGGATTCCTTTGACGGACCCTGGGTGCTGACCCTGTCGCCCGGATGCGCCGAACCCGCCGAATTCCCCGGGGAGGCGGCGCTCCAGGCTGTGGATGTCCCGCTGGACAACCTGACCCGCACCACGGTGACGGGCGTGAAAAAGCCTGACGCTGACGCCCAGACCATCCGCCCGGATGCGAATTTGCTCATCGTGGCCGGTGCAGGCTGGACCAAAAAACAAAATGACGGACAGCCCCACGTCAAGGAAGCGGGCGAAATGTTGCTCGATTTTCTGGACAAAACGAAAAGTTCCCTTGGCAGTTCCAAGTCTCTGGTGGACCTCGGGTCCGAAGGGCAGGATGTGCTGGACTTCCTCACGCATCTGCACCAAGTGGGGCAGACCGGCTCCACACCGCGCCACCCCAAGGGGCTGGCGACCTGTTGCCACGGCGAGGAACCCCACGTGGTGGGCTGGCGGTTCATCAATGAGCGCCGCGCCATCAACCTGGATGCCGGATGCGGCTGGGCGCACGGAAAAGCCGATGTGCTCTACGTGGCCGATGCGTTCGCTGTCATGAAAAAAGTGAACGAGTTGCTCGCCAAGTAA